In bacterium, the DNA window CCGACGTACCTCTTCAGCTCAATGGAGCCGTATTTGCCTTTTTCAAGCTCTTCAATATAATTCATGTTCCTCCGCCTTCCTGATTGCGGTCCAGCGGTCGGTTAGAGCTGTTCCGATTCAAAGAATGTGCTTTCATCGGGCCGCGCAAGACCCTCTGGCCCCGCAGTTACAAATCCGGCTGCACGCAAGAGCGAGTCTTCCCACGTCGTGTAGCGATCTATCGAGAAACGAGTCGTTCCAACCAGATTAAACTCATCGACCAAATTTACAAGTGACGAATATCGCGCCTTCGGATGAATCCGGGCCACAACTGTCACTTTGTCGCCGAATGCGTCGTAGCGTGTCTTCAGTGAGTCGCGCAAGTGTCCCCACTCGAGCGGCTTGGGACCAGCATTTCCGACCTGCATGGCCAAAGAATCATTATTCAACACAAAGAATGTCAGGAGTCGCTCTTCCTGAACCTTTACGATTGATTCTTCTCCGGTGTCCGGAGGTAGAACCATCTCCATCGCGGTCGGCAAACGGAATACCGTAGTCACCATGAAGAAGATCAAAAGGAGGAAGGCAATATCCACCATCGGGGTCATGTCAATTCGAATGGCGACTCGCGGTCGCTTCCAAGCCTGACCGCCTGCACCACGTTTCGAACCACCACCGCCAACATCTACAGCACCCATTTTGTTCCTGTTATCCTTCTTCCACTTCCGTGACCATGTTCACGAAAAGGAGATCGTTTTTCTGCAATACTCCCAATACCTTCTCTACCGTGCCGTAGTCGGCGTCTCGATCAGCCTTGAGAACGACTTTCTCAACGAGTCGCTTTAGCATTAGACGCTCGATACGAGATGCGATAGAATCCGGTGGAAACTCAATACCCTTCGTAGCTCGACCCACGATTTCCGCGAGGCCGTTCTCCACGTCGAGCGCGGCGTTGTCGAGTGTCATAAATACCTTGTTGTCCTTCGGGATCGTGATGACAATGATATCCGTTTCGGGCAACTGGCGTATTGAATGTGAAGAAGGTGTTTGCACAGCCACCTCTTCCGGCTTTTTGAACACCGTCGTGGACATGAAGAAGATAAGCAAAAGGAACGCGATGTCCACCATCGGCGTCATGTCAATGCTTACCGGAATGCGGCGTTTCTTCGGAGCAGCCATAGTGCGTCCTTGTCGTTTAGCTTACCCTGTACCGCTTAGTTCTCTTTGTCCTTAAGAATCTCTACCATCAAGTAGGCCGCTTCGTCAATCTCATAGTTGAATTGGTCAACCTTGTTCACAAAGAAGTTGTAAGCAACGATTCCGAGAATCGCCGCAAACAGCCCGAGCGCCGTATTCACGAGCGCTTCTGAAATACCGCGGGCGAGTTCTGCAGCGTTCGGCGCACCTTGAGTGGACATAGCCGCGAACGCGCGAATCATGCCGATGGTCGTTCCAAGCAGACCGACCATTGTGGCGATTGAAGCAATCGTGGAGAGTGCAATCAAGTTGCGTTCAAGGAACGGAACTTCCAGCAATCTCGCCTCGTTAATTGCTCTCTGAGTGTCGGCGATCTTCTTCTCATTGTGCACCGACTTGTCAGAGGCAACGCGTACCCACTGCTCAGCTCCGGCTTTTAGTACAGCCGCCGCCGATCCGCGTTGGCTGTCCGAAACCTTAATAGCGTGGTCATACTTGCCTTCTCGAACGGCCTTGGTAAACTCGGAAAAGTAGACCGGCAATGGACGCGCGCCGCGGGCACGGCCCAAGGTAATGATGCGTTCAGCCACAAAAGTAATCAGCATCAGAGTAAGCGTGATCAATATCGGCACGACGGGGCCGGCCAAGCTAATCTGGTGAATCAGCGGCGTCAACTCAACGCCTTTGTCCAAAATCGGCAGGATGACCCAATAGAAAATCGATGCCAGTGCCAGTGAAAGGACCAGCGTGATGGTCGTGAATGTGCCTTGCTTCATGCGAAAGTTCCTCTGCCCAAATCAGGTGTATTAAAGAATTCTAAGATCTATCGTCGCCATTGGCTCAGAATCTGGCCAATCTGTTCGCACTTTTCGCGTCCCACCGGACTGCCCAGGCTGCCTGCTTTGCAGTAGGCTTCCTTGGCACGCTCGACAGTCGCTTTGTCCTCTTCATTGGAAAAGTAATAGCTGTCCCCTAAGAATACCCAGAGATCTGCGTTGTTCGGACAGGCCCGTACCCCCTCCAACAATGCCGAGACGGCAGCACCATATCGTTCGCGTTTCAGATCAATATAGGCATTCAGTTGATGAGCGTCACAATTGCGCGGGTCTCGTGCAATCACCTTCTGCACCGATTCGCGAGCGAGATCATACTGTTTTGTCTCGATGTACGCATTCACCATGATTAGACCGTAGCGATCGAGGAAGGCAGTATCTGCGGAGAGTGAACTCAAATAGGATGCAAGTTTGGACTGGTCATCCATTCTTTGCAACAGGCTGATCTTCCGTGTGACATCACTTGACGAACCGGGTGTAACTTCAAGCTGCTTCTCAGTGTATTGCAGCGCGGATTCCAGATTATTGAGCTTGTCATAGGCACGGGCAATATTTGCGTAAACGTCTTGCTGCTTGACAAGCTCCGGCGTGCTGAGAGCTGCGGCCCGCATCACGACAATCGATAACTCAAGCAAGTCGCGGCGCAAGGGATGCTTGTCGTTCAGAACTGCATCCGGCTGTCGCAGCGTCGCGGCTGCAGTGCGGTAGCGGGTCGCTACATCCGCATAAAGGGTCCGGAATTCAGACTCGGGAATCGTCGGAGCCGGCGATGCGTCTGGTACGACTTCTCCGTCTACCGAGACAGGGGGAACGGGCGGCTTGGGAGGAATCGGTGCGCCCGTGGCAAGACTTTCATACGCTTCTGCCTGCTTGTCAAACTCTTCTGCTAGCCGATCGCGTGAGTCCTTCGACATTGAATCCTGCTGCGCAGCATAGAAGGTCGAGCGACCGACGAAGTACTCCGCCTCTGCAAGTGAAAGCCGGATGTCATCGCGAGTCGGTTTCAGGGCAAGTGCGCGGCGCAGGGGAGAAATTGCGGACGAGTAGAAGTTCTTCTTTTCCAGCTTTGACAAGTCCACATAACTGCGGCCTAGCCAATAGTTCGCAAGAAAATTGTCAGGGTCCTTCTCGACTGCTTTCTGAAACTCCGCCGCCGCTTCCGCGTATCGTTTTGCTGCGTAGCGCAGTCGTCCGCGTAAGTAATCGACCTGCTTGTTATCGGGATCGCGTTCCTGAACAATCTTGAAGAGCTTGTCCGCATCATCGTACTTCTTCTGTGTCAGAAGCGTCTGACCATACTCGAAAGCGATGTCAGGATTTCCTTCATCCAGATTCCAGGCTATGTCGTAGTTGTCTGCAGCAAGCTGTACCACATTCGCATTGCTGTAAATGCGAGCCAACATCAGGGGATAAAGAGGATTGTTCGGATTCTTTGCGGTCGCACTGGCAAGAATTGGAGTTGCTTCACCGATCTTCCCCTGCTTACCTAAGATCAAGGCACGGGAAGCTTTGATCTCGTCAAGCTTGCCTTTCTTGTCCTTGGACTCCGCATTTGAGACAACTCGATTCGCATCGTCCAGTCTATCCATCGAGACATAAAGGGTCGTCAAGTCCACGACCGATTTGGTGTCTTTTGCATCAAGCGATAGCGCCTTCTCATAGTGTCCGATTGCGGAAGACGTGTCTCCCAAGAACAGACTTGCGCGACCCCAAAGGTGCCATGCGTCAACGCTTTTCGGATCAACTTGGGCGGCTTGTTCCGCGAGTCCAACGACATTCTCCCAGTCGCCGCGCTGTGCCAATTGTCGGGCGCGGTCGAGAGGTTCATTCGGCGCAGCAAAGGCGACGCCGACACACGAAAGAACCAGCAACGCCAAAAGCCGATTGTAAATTCGAGAAATCATGAGGATTGTGCAACGCCCCAGATTGCCGGGGTGCCGAATAGAGGTCTGGAAATGTCAAGGCAATATAGCCAACCGAAGCAAAAAGAGCAAGTTAGCGTTCTGTTAGTCAGTGGTTTCGCTTGGTAGTTAGCCGACACTGCCTGCCTCGACTTTCTAAGGCATGTCTTTATTTTACAGTATTTTACTGCTTGTTTGGGCGATTGGGTCTCGAAGAGGACGAGGCAAGTGCCTTAGCCTGATCGAACATCCCAAGTGCTGCCTGAACCTGTTCGTCGTCTTGCAGGCGAATCATGTGGTAAAGATTGCGGTCGTTAAACAGAAGACCTGCAATCTCGCCACGCAACTGCGTTTTGGTGAAATGCAGATCCTGTTCCCAGCGAGGCTCATCGATCTCGATCTGGCTCTTGATGACACGCTCTTTGAAGTCTCGAAGCATCTCGTCGGTCACTTCGAACTCCTGAGAGAATCGGTCAAAGCTCTTGCCCCATTCGGGATGCTTGGCCACATAATCCGTCGCATAGTCAAAGTACAAACGCTTGCTGAAAATTTTCGCAGTCAGCGCGTTGGTTCGACTCGGCACCACTGTACTATCCGGTGAAATGCCGCCGCCACCGTAGACAATGCGGCCGCCATCAGTACGAAACGCTTCGCGAGGTGTTGTATCCTGAACGGCCTCTTCGAGTGCATTCGGGTCTTCATCGTCGCGGCCCTCCATCACATACTCTGCAAAGCCCTTGTCATAGGGACGTTGGATCAGGCGTCCCGCCGGCGTATAGTACTTGGCTGTCGTAATTCGTACCACTGAGCCGTCAGGCATTGGGTAGGGCGTTTGAACGAGCCCTTTGCCGAAGCTGACTTGCCCCACGACCAGTCCACGATCATGATCCTGAACCGCTCCCGCAACGATTTCGGACGCCGACGCGCTGCCATGATTGATCAGCACGACTAACGGCATATCGTATTTCGCACCGACTCCTGTCGATCGAAACTCTGAGTTAGAGCGACTCGTGCGGCCTTGGGTATAGACCAAAAGCATATCCTTACGCGGCATGAACAAGTCGGCGACACGCCACGCCTGATCGAGATAGCCGCCCGGATTCCCTCGCAGGTCTAACAGCAGCCGCTTCATTCCTGCAGTTTTCAGGCTATCCAGTGATTCAATCACTTCGTCCGTCGTTCGCGCTGTGAACTGATTGATACGAATATACCCGGTTTCTTTGTCCGGCAGCATGAATGCGGCACCCACAGAATAAATGGGGATTTTGTCCCTGAAAATTTCGAACTCGAGCGGCACTTCAATGCCCGGCCTATTTATCGTGATTCGAACCGCAGAACCCTTCTCACCTCGGAGCTTTCCGAACACCTCTTCGTTCGTAATTCCATATGCCGAGATGCCGTCAATATGCGTTATCCTGTCACCAGCCCGAATGCCGAGTCGGTCAGCCGGAGTTCCCGGAATTGGAGAAACAACGGTCAGCCAATCACTCTGAATCGAGAATTGGATACCAATGCCTTCAAAGTCGCCTCGGAATTGCTCTGTGATCTTCGCCTGCTGGTCAGCCGGAATGTATACCGAGTGAGGATCAAGTTCCCGGAGAAGACCGTGAATTGCTCCTTCCAACAGTTTCGCAGCATCTGGTTCTTCGACGTAGTTGTCTCTTACTGAGCGCAAGATGTAGTTCAGCTTGTTAAGCTGCATGTTCACATCACCGGGATTGTCGGCAAACAGAGCCGGACCCCACAACAACCCTGACACCAAGACTGCTAACCCCAGGACCATCATCGCGTAATACTTACGAGTCTTCAACACTCACTCTCCTGAATTAACGACTGTTTCATAGTGCCGCCGAAGCAAAGCTTCTTCAGTAGAAGACAGATCGCGCCCGCGTCGACTCATTGCAATGCGCGCAGTTCCCAATGTTCGAACAAGTGGCTCGACCTTGAAACCGCGCTTTCCGCCCCAAGAAAAACTCTGAATGGCTCGCGGTGGATAGCCTTCACCAAAGACATTCGCCGCCACCCCAACGACCGTTCCAGTATTGAACATTGTGTTGATGCCGGTCTTGGTATGGTCACCGCACATCAACCCCACAAATCGATTACCCGAATCCACCAGCTTCTGCCCAAGTTTCACCTGCACATCACCATAGTCATTCCGCAAGTTGGAGACCGTAGTATCTGCGCCAAGATTCACCCATTCTCCGAGGTGGCTATTCCCCAGAAAACCAGCGTGCTGTTTGTTGACATAGCCCTGCAAAATCGACCCGCTGATTTCCCCTGATACGCGGCATTGCGGCCCGATGCTTGATCCCCAGTAAAGTACCGTACCAGCTTTGATGCGGCAATGGTCGCCGATGCTGAGCGGACCTTTAAGATAGCAATGAGGCTCGATTTCCACCCCTCGGCCGAGCCAAATAGACCCAAGCGAAGTGTCGAAGACAACGAGCGGCGCGACTTGGGACTCTTCTCCCATGTACAGGGGATTGTCGCCAATTTTGTGAACACCCGCTGGAAAAGTTTCGAGTACGGTTGAGCCAAGCAGTTCGTCCGCACAGCCAAATCCTACAGTCAACAATCGCTCGTTGTAAGCCATGTAGTCCCAGACGTAGAGTGCGGACAGCACACCCAACTCCGCTGACCGCACCCCCCCCTTTACTGCTTTAACGAGTGAATCGGCAATCTCAGTTCCTGAGAATCCCTGCCAATCCCTGATTTCTGCGCCCGCCATCTTCGCCCATAATACATTTCCTAAAGAATCGTAGACAGATGGTGGTAAACTGCCCTGTTGAGGAGGCATGAGCAAAACACGACCGTTCAAGAATGTCACGTCTGCCGAATCAGAAGGCCATGGGTCGTTGAAACCGGCGAGCTCGCTGGCTATGGCTTCCATGTGGCCCCGAGGTCGCAAGGTGACGGTGTGCCCCGACTGACGCAGTACCTTCATCCAGCCCTGCAAACTACCAAGACCCGCCCGAATCTCCCAGCAGGGCCTTAGCACATTGAGCGGGAACAACTGCCCTTCCGAGGCTTCGTCTTCAAAGAGCACAATGTGTTTGGCCTGAGTCCAGGCCGGTGCTAAGAGACGGTGAACAAGGTCAAGCGCGGACAAAGAATTTCCCCGGTAGTTGTTTGACAAAACCCTTCAATTCGAGAAGCAGCAGCCTGCTCAAGAGTTCTCCCGGCGGCTGCGCAGCCTTTTCTACTAAGCTGTCGATATGAATTTTGTTGTCTGGAGGAATCAGAGTCCACAGACCAAGTTCGGCATCAGCCAAGTTTGGCTGAGGAACTTGAACTGACGGTTGAATAACTGTGCTCTTTAGTTTCAGCAAGTCAGCAATATCCTGAGGGGAATCGACAAGGGCGGCACCCTCTTTGATTAACTCGTGACAGCCGGCCGCCTTTCCTCCGACAATAAATCCGGGGACAGCTCCGACTTCACGGCCAAATGATGCGGCCAAACGGGCCGTTATCAGAGCACCAGACTTCTCCGGTGCTTCAACCACTACAGTAACTGCAGCCAGCCCGGCAATAATGCGATTTCGTTGCGGGAACGTGTAGACAGATGGTTGTGTGCCCATGGGGTATTCGGACAATAGCGCACCGTCCTCCGCCAGTATTCGCTCGGCGAGTGGTTTGTGGTGGTCGGGATAAATGATGTCCAAGCCGCACCCGAACACCGCCTGCGTCGGGATACCGCGCTCCAGTGCAGCCTGATGAGCAACTCCGTCAATTCCACTGGCCAGCCCGCTAATGACGTGCACTCCTGAGGATGCCAAACCACCAATTAGTTCTCTGCACGCCCGTTTGCCATAATCACTGGCTCTCCGAGTGCCGACAATTGCCACTCTGCGCGCATGTGGATCGAAGTTCCCCTTGACAAATAAGAGTGCGGGGGAATCCTGCTCAATTTCTCTCAATCCCTGAGGGAAGTCATCGTCCCAGAAGCTCATCAAGCGGACTTGCGCCTGCTCAGCAGCCGCAAACTGTGTGTTCCCAAGTTCCCCATCAGGTTTAGTCTTGCGAATGCCATCGATTACTTTCTCTCCGATGCGCGGCACAGCACGCAAGGCACCGTCGGCAGCTTCAAAAACGCGCGAAGGCAGACCAAATTCCTGAACCAGACGGACAGCTCCCCACGCGCCGATACCCGGGACACTTAGCAGGTTCAACAAAGCAACCTTTTCGAAGCCGCTTAATCCCACTCGTCCTCCTCCAGAGGTTCCCCGAGCTTGCTTATCGGCCCTGGAAGTTCATCCGGCTCCCTGAAGATTCGAGGTATTGGTGCGGTCTCCAAGAGTGACCAGAGCTTCTGAATCAACTCTTCAATGCCCTGATTCGTCGCAGATGAGATAGCGTGTTTCCAGGGACCCTTGGGCAACTTCTCGCCTGCCGGCAGGAGGTCGATCTTCGAGAGAACAATCAGGGCAGGACGCTTCAGAAGATCCGGATTCCAGCTCTTCAACTCTGATTTCAGCACTTTGAGTTCCGCCTTGGGGTCGCTGCTTGTGCAATCGAGCAGGAAGAGCAGTACGCGAGTTCGCTCGACATGCCGCAGAAACTCGTAACCCAATCCCCGGCCGTCCGATGCGCCTTCGATCAGCCCTGGCAGGTCTGCAAGGACAAAGCTCGAGTATTCGGTAGGGCGCACAATCCCGAGATTCGGAGAGAGTGTCGTAAACGGGTAGGGAGCTATCTTGGGACGGGCTGCGGTCAGGACGGAAAGCAGGGTTGACTTGCCGGCGTTCGGCAATCCGACCAGCCCAACATCGGCCATTAATCTAAGCTCGAGGAGCAGGTTTCGCTCTTGCGCGGGCTGACCGGGGGTGGACTTTCGAGGTGCCTGATTGCGGGACGTCGCAAAGTGTTGATTGCCCTTGCCGCCGCGACCTCCTTCTGCTACACAAATTCGTTGGCCCGGTTCTGACAAATCTGCCAGCAAGCCGTCTTCTGTGTAGACTTGTGTGCCGACCGGAAGCCGGATTTCGATATCCTTTCCGTCACGGCCAGTACACTGTTTTCTCCCGCCCATTTCGCCATCTTCTGCCTTGAACTCGACTTGATGGCGGAAGTCCATCAGCGTGTGCAATTGCGAATCTGCAACCAGGTAGACAGAGCCGCCTGCTCCTCCATCGCCGCCGTCCGGGCCACCCAGCGGACGAAATGCTTCGCGCAAAAAGGAGACTCGGCCGTCACCGCCTTTGCCGGACCTTACATAGATTTTTGCACGATCTACAAACACAATTTACTCAGTATTTGAGTTGCGAGTGAGGTAAGACGATCCAAGTAACATTTGGTCTGCGACAAATACAAGGGCCAGGTGCGGAACGATTCACACCTGGCCCTCGCGATTCCGAAAGGACTAACTGCGGGGCAGTTAGCTTACTTCATCAACACCATCTTGCGAGTCGAGGTAACGCCATTGGCTTCGAGGCGATACATATACACGCCGCTCGACAGCTGCGAACCGTCGAATGAAATCGTGTGAGTACCGGCATTCAGTGCCTGGCCATTCACCAACGTGGCAACTTCTTCACCCAGCACGTTGAACACCTTCAAAGTCACACGCGACGAATTGATCAAGTCGAACTGGATATTCGTCGACGGGTTGAACGGGTTCGGGTAGTTCTGGAAGAGCTGGAAGGCCTGCGGCAATTCGTTGCGCGAACCCACAGACGTGCCGGCGCACGGATCGGTCGGGTCAAACGGAACCGCGCCGGTACCGGTGTGCTGGCTGCCGTTGATGTGCATCGTCGGCGAGCTCCAATCGCGCATTCCCTGAGCCACGAAGTCGAGGTCTGCAAGCGGCACGCGCAGGTAGTAAATCGGATTGTT includes these proteins:
- a CDS encoding S41 family peptidase; protein product: MKTRKYYAMMVLGLAVLVSGLLWGPALFADNPGDVNMQLNKLNYILRSVRDNYVEEPDAAKLLEGAIHGLLRELDPHSVYIPADQQAKITEQFRGDFEGIGIQFSIQSDWLTVVSPIPGTPADRLGIRAGDRITHIDGISAYGITNEEVFGKLRGEKGSAVRITINRPGIEVPLEFEIFRDKIPIYSVGAAFMLPDKETGYIRINQFTARTTDEVIESLDSLKTAGMKRLLLDLRGNPGGYLDQAWRVADLFMPRKDMLLVYTQGRTSRSNSEFRSTGVGAKYDMPLVVLINHGSASASEIVAGAVQDHDRGLVVGQVSFGKGLVQTPYPMPDGSVVRITTAKYYTPAGRLIQRPYDKGFAEYVMEGRDDEDPNALEEAVQDTTPREAFRTDGGRIVYGGGGISPDSTVVPSRTNALTAKIFSKRLYFDYATDYVAKHPEWGKSFDRFSQEFEVTDEMLRDFKERVIKSQIEIDEPRWEQDLHFTKTQLRGEIAGLLFNDRNLYHMIRLQDDEQVQAALGMFDQAKALASSSSRPNRPNKQ
- the obgE gene encoding GTPase ObgE, whose protein sequence is MVFVDRAKIYVRSGKGGDGRVSFLREAFRPLGGPDGGDGGAGGSVYLVADSQLHTLMDFRHQVEFKAEDGEMGGRKQCTGRDGKDIEIRLPVGTQVYTEDGLLADLSEPGQRICVAEGGRGGKGNQHFATSRNQAPRKSTPGQPAQERNLLLELRLMADVGLVGLPNAGKSTLLSVLTAARPKIAPYPFTTLSPNLGIVRPTEYSSFVLADLPGLIEGASDGRGLGYEFLRHVERTRVLLFLLDCTSSDPKAELKVLKSELKSWNPDLLKRPALIVLSKIDLLPAGEKLPKGPWKHAISSATNQGIEELIQKLWSLLETAPIPRIFREPDELPGPISKLGEPLEEDEWD
- the dprA gene encoding DNA-processing protein DprA yields the protein MGLSGFEKVALLNLLSVPGIGAWGAVRLVQEFGLPSRVFEAADGALRAVPRIGEKVIDGIRKTKPDGELGNTQFAAAEQAQVRLMSFWDDDFPQGLREIEQDSPALLFVKGNFDPHARRVAIVGTRRASDYGKRACRELIGGLASSGVHVISGLASGIDGVAHQAALERGIPTQAVFGCGLDIIYPDHHKPLAERILAEDGALLSEYPMGTQPSVYTFPQRNRIIAGLAAVTVVVEAPEKSGALITARLAASFGREVGAVPGFIVGGKAAGCHELIKEGAALVDSPQDIADLLKLKSTVIQPSVQVPQPNLADAELGLWTLIPPDNKIHIDSLVEKAAQPPGELLSRLLLLELKGFVKQLPGKFFVRA
- a CDS encoding biopolymer transporter ExbD, which codes for MGAVDVGGGGSKRGAGGQAWKRPRVAIRIDMTPMVDIAFLLLIFFMVTTVFRLPTAMEMVLPPDTGEESIVKVQEERLLTFFVLNNDSLAMQVGNAGPKPLEWGHLRDSLKTRYDAFGDKVTVVARIHPKARYSSLVNLVDEFNLVGTTRFSIDRYTTWEDSLLRAAGFVTAGPEGLARPDESTFFESEQL
- a CDS encoding tetratricopeptide repeat protein, yielding MISRIYNRLLALLVLSCVGVAFAAPNEPLDRARQLAQRGDWENVVGLAEQAAQVDPKSVDAWHLWGRASLFLGDTSSAIGHYEKALSLDAKDTKSVVDLTTLYVSMDRLDDANRVVSNAESKDKKGKLDEIKASRALILGKQGKIGEATPILASATAKNPNNPLYPLMLARIYSNANVVQLAADNYDIAWNLDEGNPDIAFEYGQTLLTQKKYDDADKLFKIVQERDPDNKQVDYLRGRLRYAAKRYAEAAAEFQKAVEKDPDNFLANYWLGRSYVDLSKLEKKNFYSSAISPLRRALALKPTRDDIRLSLAEAEYFVGRSTFYAAQQDSMSKDSRDRLAEEFDKQAEAYESLATGAPIPPKPPVPPVSVDGEVVPDASPAPTIPESEFRTLYADVATRYRTAAATLRQPDAVLNDKHPLRRDLLELSIVVMRAAALSTPELVKQQDVYANIARAYDKLNNLESALQYTEKQLEVTPGSSSDVTRKISLLQRMDDQSKLASYLSSLSADTAFLDRYGLIMVNAYIETKQYDLARESVQKVIARDPRNCDAHQLNAYIDLKRERYGAAVSALLEGVRACPNNADLWVFLGDSYYFSNEEDKATVERAKEAYCKAGSLGSPVGREKCEQIGQILSQWRR
- a CDS encoding biopolymer transporter ExbD, with the translated sequence MAAPKKRRIPVSIDMTPMVDIAFLLLIFFMSTTVFKKPEEVAVQTPSSHSIRQLPETDIIVITIPKDNKVFMTLDNAALDVENGLAEIVGRATKGIEFPPDSIASRIERLMLKRLVEKVVLKADRDADYGTVEKVLGVLQKNDLLFVNMVTEVEEG
- a CDS encoding MotA/TolQ/ExbB proton channel family protein, yielding MKQGTFTTITLVLSLALASIFYWVILPILDKGVELTPLIHQISLAGPVVPILITLTLMLITFVAERIITLGRARGARPLPVYFSEFTKAVREGKYDHAIKVSDSQRGSAAAVLKAGAEQWVRVASDKSVHNEKKIADTQRAINEARLLEVPFLERNLIALSTIASIATMVGLLGTTIGMIRAFAAMSTQGAPNAAELARGISEALVNTALGLFAAILGIVAYNFFVNKVDQFNYEIDEAAYLMVEILKDKEN